In a single window of the Magnolia sinica isolate HGM2019 chromosome 7, MsV1, whole genome shotgun sequence genome:
- the LOC131250609 gene encoding hydroxyproline O-arabinosyltransferase 3-like: MGRASLLFLLLLAFGFCFVTYNFLTMIIHNRTNNLQNNMVDSLDGLSSSFDPVVKMVDNVKISKGGKLPFHVAVTATDAPYSKWQCRIMYYWYKKVKDLPGSEMGGFTRVLHSGMADDLMDEIPTFVVDPLPAV; encoded by the exons ATGGGCCGGGCTTCGTTGCTCTTTCTCCTCCTCCTCGCATTTGGGTTCTGCTTCGTGACATATAACTTCTTGACTATGATCATCCACAACAGAACCAACAATTTGCAGAACAATATGGTCGACAGTCTGGATGGATTGTCATCGTCGTTCGATCCTGTCGTTAAGATGGTAGACAATGTGAAGATCTCGAAGGGTGGAAAGTTACCTTTCCATGTCGCGGTTACGGCGACGGATGCTCCGTACAGTAAATGGCAATGCCGGATAATGTATTATTGGTATAAGAAGGTGAAGGATTTGCCTGGATCTGAGATGGGTGGTTTTACGAGGGTTCTTCATTCGGGAATGGCCGACGATCTGATGGATGAGATCCCAACGTTCGTCGTCGATCCTCTACCGGCAG TTTGA